One genomic window of Elaeis guineensis isolate ETL-2024a chromosome 2, EG11, whole genome shotgun sequence includes the following:
- the LOC105055157 gene encoding sugar transport protein MST4, translated as MAGFAISNSDDGPKQFEGKITFYVVLCGIIAATGGLMFGYDVGISGGVTSMDDFLQKFFPKVYVKKHEVKEDNYCKFDDQGLQLFTSSLYLAALMSSFLASKTCKSYGRKMTMQAASIFFLVGVVLNAAARDLAMLIIGRILLGVGIGFANQAVPLFLSEIAPVRIRGALNILFQLDVTIGILIANVVNYFTSTIRPWGWRLSLGLAGVPAIILFLGSLLITETPTSLIERQKLDEGLAMLKKIRGTEKVELEFNEIVHASKIAQEVKRPFRNVMMRSSRPQLVIAILMQVFQQFTGINAIMFYAPVLFQTIGFKNDGSLLSAVIMGSVNVLCTVVSILLVDRLGRRILLLEACVQMLISQAAIGVILQLFMKATNTLHQDVAIWVVVLVCLFVSSFAWSWGPLGWLIPSETFPLETRTAGFAFAVSSNMLFTFVIAQAFLSMMCHMKAGIFFFFAAWIVLMALFVVFLLPETKNVPIDEMMERVWKKHWYWKRYVDHVENRNRTSDVEVATN; from the exons ATGGCGGGGTTCGCAATATCAAATTCGGACGACGGTCCGAAACAATTCGAGGGGAAAATTACGTTCTATGTAGTGTTATGTGGAATAATTGCGGCCACAGGTGGATTGATGTTTGGTTATGATGTTGGCATCTCGG GAGGGGTGACATCAATGGATGACTTCCTGCAGAAATTCTTCCCTAAGGTCTACGTGAAGAAACACGAAGTCAAGGAGGACAACTACTGCAAGTTCGATGACCAAGGCCTTCAGCTCTTCACCTCATCTCTCTACCTTGCTGCTCTTATGTCGAGCTTTCTTGCCTCGAAAACGTGCAAAAGTTATGGTAGAAAGATGACGATGCAAGCAGCATCCATCTTTTTCCTGGTGGGTGTTGTTCTTAATGCGGCAGCTCGAGATCTAGCCATGCTAATCATTGGACGAATCCTTCTCGGCGTTGGTATAGGATTCGCCAACCAG GCAGTTCCACTGTTTTTATCAGAAATTGCACCAGTACGAATTCGAGGAGCTCTCAACATCCTTTTTCAGCTCGACGTAACGATCGGGATTCTCATAGCAAACGTTGTGAACTATTTCACTTCAACTATTCGACCATGGGGATGGAGATTATCGCTCGGCCTTGCCGGTGTGCCGGCGATAATTCTATTCTTAGGCTCCTTATTAATCACCGAGACGCCCACAAGCCTCATCGAGCGTCAGAAATTGGATGAAGGTCTAGCCATGCTCAAGAAGATCAGGGGTACCGAGAAAGTAGAGTTGGAGTTCAATGAGATTGTGCATGCTAGCAAGATCGCCCAAGAAGTGAAGCGCCCATTCCGAAATGTGATGATGAGATCGAGTCGCCCACAATTGGTTATTGCAATATTGATGCAAGTCTTTCAGCAATTCACCGGAATCAATGCCATAATGTTCTATGCACCCGTCCTCTTCCAAACAATTGGATTCAAGAACGATGGTTCATTGCTCTCTGCAGTTATCATGGGCAGCGTAAATGTTTTATGCACAGTTGTTTCTATACTCTTGGTGGATCGGCTCGGGAGGAGGATCTTGCTGCTAGAAGCTTGTGTCCAGATGTTAATTTCACAG GCTGCAATTGGTGTCATTCTACAACTATTTATGAAAGCGACCAACACCCTCCACCAAGATGTGGCCATTTGGGTGGTGGTGCTGGTATGTCTCTTTGTGTCGAGCTTTGCATGGTCATGGGGACCTCTTGGCTGGTTGATTCCAAGTGAGACCTTCCCACTGGAGACGAGGACGGCCGGGTTTGCCTTCGCGGTGAGCTCCAACATGCTCTTCACCTTCGTCATCGCTCAAGCCTTCCTCTCCATGATGTGTCACATGAAAGCAGGgattttcttcttcttcgccGCATGGATCGTGCTCATGGCGCTGTTTGTTGTCTTCCTACTACCGGAGACAAAGAACGTGCCCATCGATGAGATGATGGAGAGGGTGTGGAAGAAACACTGGTATTGGAAACGATACGTGGATCACGTAGAGAATCGTAATAGGACGAGTGATGTTGAGGTTGCTACCAACTGA